Proteins from a single region of Candidatus Cetobacterium colombiensis:
- a CDS encoding helix-turn-helix domain-containing protein — protein sequence MILSKKIRLKPDKTQESLLWKSTGTAR from the coding sequence ATGATTCTATCGAAGAAGATAAGGTTAAAACCAGATAAAACTCAGGAATCTTTACTTTGGAAATCAACAGGAACAGCAAGATT
- a CDS encoding acyltransferase, protein MFFNFINYFRGFAILLIVIGHLFGTVKVFNYANPQLNTLFTKSVFSLISGGTGLFVFISGFLFHHVFYKRGFNFKKFLHNKFKNVICPYTFVITPVIFFELFFNPRYQKLYSTKLQLLKTLFLSYYSGTMLLATWYIPFACLLFISSPLFIKFIELKKYHKRIIFFLMILAGFVHRPAHDFTVNVFQALIYFSPIYCLGIYISMEKESFFKKFQDKSYIFGLLTIAILILQIYTGKFLNSHKSILIYKGFDLVIFQKFFMCLYLVLFFNKFEKYFSDSCKKTFDILAEYSFPIFFIHNYIIQFLYPALGLERESGYLGLVLLTISTLVLSIAFAYTVKSIFKKNSRYIIGG, encoded by the coding sequence ATGTTTTTTAATTTTATTAATTACTTTAGGGGATTTGCTATACTATTGATTGTTATTGGTCACCTTTTTGGGACTGTTAAAGTTTTCAACTATGCTAATCCACAACTTAACACTCTTTTTACCAAAAGTGTTTTTTCATTAATCAGTGGAGGAACTGGTTTATTTGTTTTTATTTCAGGTTTTTTATTCCATCATGTTTTTTACAAAAGAGGATTTAATTTTAAAAAGTTTCTTCATAACAAATTTAAAAATGTTATCTGTCCATATACTTTTGTTATCACTCCAGTTATTTTCTTTGAACTTTTTTTCAACCCTAGATACCAAAAGTTATATTCAACAAAACTACAACTTTTAAAAACACTTTTTTTAAGTTATTACTCTGGGACTATGCTTTTAGCAACTTGGTATATTCCTTTTGCATGTTTACTATTTATTTCATCACCACTTTTTATAAAGTTTATAGAACTAAAAAAATACCACAAAAGAATTATTTTCTTTTTAATGATTCTTGCTGGTTTTGTGCATAGACCTGCCCATGATTTTACTGTAAATGTTTTCCAAGCTTTAATCTATTTTAGTCCTATATACTGTTTAGGAATATATATTTCCATGGAAAAAGAAAGTTTTTTTAAGAAGTTCCAAGATAAAAGTTATATCTTTGGACTTTTAACTATTGCTATTTTAATTTTACAAATATATACAGGAAAATTTCTTAATTCACATAAAAGTATCTTAATCTATAAAGGGTTTGATTTAGTTATATTTCAAAAGTTTTTCATGTGTTTATATTTAGTTTTATTTTTCAATAAATTTGAAAAATATTTCAGTGATTCTTGTAAAAAAACTTTTGATATTTTAGCTGAATATAGTTTCCCTATTTTCTTTATACATAACTATATAATTCAGTTTTTATATCCTGCTTTAGGATTGGAAAGAGAATCTGGATACTTAGGTTTAGTTCTTTTAACTATTAGCACTTTGGTTTTATCTATAGCCTTTGCATATACAGTTAAAAGTATCTTTAAGAAAAATAGTCGTTACATAATTGGAGGTTAA